In the Oncorhynchus nerka isolate Pitt River linkage group LG2, Oner_Uvic_2.0, whole genome shotgun sequence genome, one interval contains:
- the LOC115121434 gene encoding G-protein coupled bile acid receptor 1: MDDLANDSAVRPLLSEARLIYAITVPLSTAIILANLVIILGIFCNRQLYNTPNYFFLSLLVADLCTGVALPFIPWMGLNRPLSFSSCLLVHIFPNFLFLAFLFNLVIVHYERYMCIVSPLHYSSFWVHRYFPLVLLAVWAPPLLYASLPAFGWNNRAGPGWNGCCSFNDTGAPGAPVNCSTVVAPVGSECCSYRRVFPNAFIYLEVYGLLAPAILSIAGMTGRVLWITRGQMKDICRLHRSVATRGGGQASEREQRLNLRYTRCVAAVSLTFLACWVPYIIYIHVCVAFLLSKETRGNSTTHIVLSCTGIGSMAVMPLVLGLANRQYTDPVRKLLHKLRDRWRRRQDSEDMAL, encoded by the coding sequence ATGGATGACCTGGCCAATGACTCTGCTGTGCGGCCGCTGCTGTCGGAGGCACGTCTCATCTACGCCATCACCGTGCCCCTGTCCACCGCCATCATCCTGGCCAACCTGGTCATCATCCTGGGCATCTTCTGTAACCGTCAGCTCTACAACACCCCAAACTACTTCTTCCTGAGCCTGCTAGTGGCTGACCTGTGTACGGGCGTGGCCCTGCCGTTCATCCCCTGGATGGGACTCAACCGTCCGCTGAGTTTTAGCTCCTGTCTCCTGGTTCATATTTTTCCTAATTTCTTGTTCCTGGCGTTCCTGTTTAACCTGGTGATAGTTCATTATGAGAGGTACATGTGCATCGTGAGTCCGTTACATTATAGTAGCTTCTGGGTTCACCGCTACTTCCCGCTGGTGCTGCTCGCCGTGTGGGCGCCGCCACTGCTCTACGCCTCCCTGCCCGCCTTCGGCTGGAACAACCGGGCCGGCCCAGGGTGGAACGGCTGCTGCTCGTTTAACGACACGGGCGCGCCGGGTGCGCCGGTGAACTGTTCCACCGTGGTGGCACCGGTCGGCTCTGAGTGCTGCTCTTACAGACGGGTCTTCCCCAACGCCTTCATCTACCTCGAGGTGTACGGGCTGCTGGCGCCTGCCATCCTGTCCATCGCGGGCATGACGGGACGTGTGCTGTGGATCACCCGGGGCCAGATGAAGGACATCTGCCGGCTGCACCGCTCCGTGGCGACCAGGGGGGGCGGTCAGGCCTCGGAACGGGAGCAGCGGCTCAACCTCCGCTACACGCGGTGCGTGGCCGCCGTGTCGCTGACCTTCCTGGCCTGCTGGGTGCCCTACATCATCTACATACACGTCTGCGTGGCGTTTCTGCTCAGCAAGGAGACGCGCGGGAACTCCACCACACACATTGTGCTGTCGTGCACGGGGATCGGGAGCATGGCAGTGATGccgctggtcctggggctggccaACAGGCAGTACACGGACCCGGTGAGGAAACTCCTCCATAAACTCCGAGAcagatggaggaggagacaggactcTGAGGATATGGCTCTCTGA